A window of the Zootoca vivipara chromosome 14, rZooViv1.1, whole genome shotgun sequence genome harbors these coding sequences:
- the BHLHA15 gene encoding class A basic helix-loop-helix protein 15, whose product MKAKSKGVKRRHAIPEESLCQEPAPGGEELGKCLRRKEKRNKEGQKSPSRPAKLPWGGSKDRRLRRLESNERERQRMHKLNAAFQALREVIPHVRAENKLSKIETLTLAKNYIKSLTSTILRMSNGHIPAAEAPGSGSRSKLYEHYQQHCGEDDDPAGQLQKYSTQIHSFRQGS is encoded by the coding sequence ATGAAGGCCAAAAGCAAAGGTGTGAAACGTCGGCACGCGATCCCCGAGGAATCCTTGTGTCAAGAGCCAGCCCCCGGCGGGGAGGAACTCGGGAAATGCTTGCGGCGCAAAGAGAAGAGGAACAAAGAGGGCCAGAAGAGCCCTTCCAGGCCTGCGAAATTGCCTTGGGGAGGTAGCAAAGACAGGCGCTTGCGGAGGCTGGAGAGCAACGAGCGGGAGAGGCAGCGCATGCACAAGCTCAATGCCGCCTTCCAGGCCTTGCGAGAGGTCATCCCCCATGTGAGGGCGGAGAACAAGCTCTCCAAAATCGAGACCCTCACCTTGGCCAAGAACTATATTAAGTCTCTCACCTCAACGATCCTCCGGATGTCCAATGGGCACATCCCGGCGGCCGAGGCCCCCGGTTCGGGGAGCAGATCCAAACTGTACGAACACTATCAGCAGCACTGCGGGGAAGACGACGATCCTGCAGGGCAGCTGCAGAAGTACTCCACCCAGATCCACAGCTTCAGGCAGGGCAGCTAG